One genomic window of Streptomyces sp. NBC_01276 includes the following:
- a CDS encoding GNAT family N-acetyltransferase — translation MLPTPGGDDPARPAGLRIGPLDLAGRVDEALRVQAVAFGLSEEEVGIRRYIVQRHMTCPGARALGAFTDDGTLAGFVYGMPNDRAHWWSTIVEPYLRAGGADGWLDGSFVITELHVHPGFQGHGVGRALITRLTDDASEPHSILSAIDTDSPARGLYTALGYRDLARRVHFPSASLPYAVMGARLPLLGRRNGFREPYPPR, via the coding sequence ATGCTTCCTACCCCCGGGGGCGACGACCCCGCACGGCCCGCCGGACTCCGCATCGGGCCCCTCGACCTCGCCGGCCGCGTGGACGAGGCCCTGCGCGTCCAGGCCGTGGCCTTCGGGCTCAGCGAGGAGGAGGTCGGCATCCGGCGCTACATCGTCCAGCGCCACATGACCTGCCCCGGCGCCCGCGCCCTCGGCGCGTTCACCGACGACGGGACCCTCGCCGGTTTCGTCTACGGAATGCCCAACGACCGCGCCCACTGGTGGTCCACCATCGTCGAGCCCTACCTGCGCGCCGGCGGCGCCGACGGCTGGCTCGACGGCTCCTTCGTCATCACCGAGCTCCACGTCCACCCCGGGTTCCAGGGCCACGGCGTCGGCCGCGCCCTCATCACCCGGCTCACCGACGACGCGAGCGAACCCCACTCGATCCTCTCCGCCATCGACACCGACAGTCCCGCCCGCGGCCTCTACACCGCCCTCGGCTACCGGGACCTGGCCCGCCGCGTTCACTTCCCGAGCGCGAGCCTCCCGTACGCGGTCATGGGCGCCCGGCTCCCGCTGCTCGGCCGGCGAAACGGTTTCCGGGAGCCGTACCCGCCCCGGTAG
- a CDS encoding GNAT family N-acetyltransferase — MLTQTTTRVLEPSDLDAALDILGREPVENAFVTSRVQVAGLDPWRLGGEMWGWYADGELRSLCYAGANLVPVCAGPDAVRAFADRARRTGRRCSSIVGPAEATRLLWKLLEPSWGPARDVRAHQPLMVIEQPSAEVPADPLVRRVRKDEMDLIMPACVAMFTEEVGISPLAGDGGLLYQARVAELVGTGRSFARVEDGRVVFKAEIGAATARACQIQGVWVDPEFRGRGHSETGMAAVVEYALRDIAPVVSLYVNDFNTAARASYRRVGFREVGAFMSVLF; from the coding sequence GTGTTGACGCAGACCACCACCCGGGTCCTCGAGCCCAGTGATCTCGACGCCGCGCTCGACATCCTCGGACGCGAGCCGGTCGAGAACGCCTTCGTCACCTCCCGGGTCCAGGTCGCGGGGCTCGACCCCTGGCGCCTGGGCGGGGAGATGTGGGGCTGGTACGCCGACGGCGAGCTCCGCTCGCTCTGCTACGCCGGCGCCAACCTCGTCCCCGTCTGCGCCGGACCCGACGCCGTACGGGCCTTCGCCGACCGGGCCCGCCGCACCGGCCGCCGCTGCTCCTCCATCGTCGGCCCCGCCGAGGCCACCCGGCTGCTGTGGAAGCTCCTGGAGCCCAGCTGGGGACCGGCCCGCGACGTCCGCGCCCACCAGCCCCTCATGGTCATCGAGCAGCCGTCCGCGGAGGTCCCCGCCGACCCCCTGGTGCGCCGCGTCCGCAAGGACGAGATGGACCTGATCATGCCCGCCTGCGTCGCCATGTTCACCGAGGAGGTCGGCATCTCCCCGCTCGCCGGCGACGGCGGTCTCCTCTACCAGGCCAGGGTCGCCGAGCTGGTCGGCACCGGCCGCTCGTTCGCCCGCGTCGAGGACGGCAGGGTCGTCTTCAAGGCCGAGATCGGCGCCGCCACCGCCCGCGCCTGCCAGATCCAGGGCGTCTGGGTCGATCCCGAGTTCCGCGGCCGGGGCCATTCCGAGACCGGCATGGCCGCCGTCGTCGAGTACGCCCTGCGCGACATCGCCCCCGTCGTCAGCCTCTACGTCAACGACTTCAACACCGCGGCCCGCGCCTCCTACCGCAGGGTCGGCTTCCGCGAGGTCGGCGCGTTCATGAGCGTCCTGTTCTGA
- the ispG gene encoding flavodoxin-dependent (E)-4-hydroxy-3-methylbut-2-enyl-diphosphate synthase, translated as MTAISLGMPAVPTKLADRRVSRKIQVGKVAVGGDAQISVQSMTTTRTSDIGATLQQIAELTASGCDIVRVACPTQDDADALAVIAKKSQIPVIADIHFQPKYVFAAIDAGCAAVRVNPGNIKQFDDKVKEIARAAKDAGTPIRIGVNAGSLDARLLKKYGKATPEALVESALWEASLFEEHGFSDIKISVKHNDPVVMVNAYRQLAAACDYPLHLGVTEAGPAFQGTIKSAVAFGALLSEGIGDTIRVSLSAPPVEEIKVGIQILESLNLRPRRLEIVSCPSCGRAQVDVYKLAEEVTAGLEGMEVPLRVAVMGCVVNGPGEAREADLGVASGNGKGQIFVKGEVIKTVPESKIVETLIEEAMKIAEQMEKDGIASGEPTVAIGV; from the coding sequence ATGACTGCCATCTCTCTCGGAATGCCGGCCGTGCCGACGAAGCTTGCCGACCGCAGGGTCAGCCGCAAGATCCAGGTCGGCAAGGTGGCCGTCGGCGGTGACGCACAGATCTCCGTCCAGTCGATGACCACCACCAGGACCTCCGACATCGGGGCGACGCTCCAGCAGATCGCCGAGCTGACCGCCTCCGGCTGCGACATCGTCCGCGTCGCCTGCCCGACGCAGGACGACGCCGACGCGCTGGCCGTCATCGCGAAGAAGTCGCAGATCCCGGTCATCGCCGACATCCACTTCCAGCCGAAGTACGTGTTCGCCGCGATCGACGCCGGCTGCGCCGCCGTACGCGTGAACCCGGGCAACATCAAGCAGTTCGACGACAAGGTCAAGGAGATCGCGCGGGCCGCCAAGGACGCCGGCACCCCGATCCGCATCGGCGTCAACGCCGGCTCCCTCGACGCGCGCCTGCTGAAGAAGTACGGCAAGGCCACCCCCGAGGCGCTGGTCGAGTCCGCGCTGTGGGAGGCCTCCCTCTTCGAGGAGCACGGCTTCAGCGACATCAAGATCTCGGTCAAGCACAACGACCCGGTCGTGATGGTCAACGCCTACCGCCAGCTGGCCGCCGCCTGCGACTACCCGCTGCACCTCGGCGTCACCGAGGCCGGCCCCGCCTTCCAGGGCACCATCAAGTCCGCCGTCGCCTTCGGCGCGCTGCTCTCCGAGGGCATCGGCGACACCATCCGCGTGTCGCTGTCCGCGCCCCCGGTCGAGGAGATCAAGGTCGGCATCCAGATCCTGGAGTCGCTGAACCTCAGGCCGCGCCGCCTGGAGATCGTCTCCTGCCCGTCCTGCGGCCGCGCCCAGGTGGACGTCTACAAGCTGGCCGAGGAGGTCACGGCGGGCCTTGAGGGCATGGAGGTCCCGCTGCGCGTCGCGGTCATGGGCTGCGTCGTCAACGGCCCCGGCGAGGCCCGTGAGGCCGACCTCGGCGTCGCCTCCGGCAACGGCAAGGGCCAGATCTTCGTGAAGGGCGAGGTCATCAAGACCGTCCCCGAGTCGAAGATCGTGGAGACCCTCATCGAAGAGGCGATGAAGATCGCCGAGCAGATGGAGAAGGACGGCATCGCCTCCGGCGAACCCACCGTCGCCATCGGCGTCTGA
- a CDS encoding RIP metalloprotease has translation MTLVLNLIGVLVFVGGLLFSIAWHELGHLSTAKLFGIRVPQYMVGFGKTIWSRRKGETEYGIKAIPMGGYIRMIGMFPPGEDGKVTARSTSPFRSMIEDARSAAYEELQPGDESRLFYTRKPWKRVIVMFAGPFMNLVLALAIFFGVWMTFGINRTTTQIASVSPCVIQQSENREVCKAGDPVAPAKQAGLRADDRIVAFGGRPVADWSELQKRIRDTIGATTVTVVRDGQRVVVPVDLIENRVAKTDGHGGYVKGEYVTAGWLGFSPKNEIAALSFGESVDHMGEIVDGSIQGLVKLPAKIPALWNAAFDGGEREPDSPMGIVGAARMSGDIAALDLPSEQKFSILLNVLGMFNLSLFLFNMLPLLPLDGGHIAGALWESLRRSVAKLFRREDPGPFDVAKLMPAAYVVAGVFVCFTLLVLVADVVNPIKIT, from the coding sequence ATGACGCTGGTGCTGAACCTGATCGGTGTACTCGTCTTCGTGGGCGGACTGCTGTTCTCGATCGCCTGGCACGAGCTCGGCCACCTCTCCACGGCCAAGCTCTTCGGCATCCGCGTGCCCCAGTACATGGTCGGCTTCGGCAAGACCATCTGGTCGCGCAGGAAGGGCGAGACCGAGTACGGGATCAAGGCCATCCCCATGGGCGGCTACATCCGCATGATCGGGATGTTCCCGCCCGGCGAGGACGGCAAGGTCACGGCCCGCTCCACCTCCCCGTTCCGCTCCATGATCGAGGACGCCCGCTCGGCGGCCTACGAGGAGCTCCAGCCCGGGGACGAGTCGCGGCTCTTCTACACGCGCAAGCCCTGGAAGCGCGTCATCGTGATGTTCGCGGGCCCCTTCATGAACCTGGTGCTCGCCCTGGCGATCTTCTTCGGCGTCTGGATGACCTTCGGGATCAACCGGACGACCACCCAGATCGCGAGCGTCTCGCCCTGCGTCATCCAGCAGAGCGAGAACCGCGAGGTCTGCAAGGCCGGTGACCCCGTGGCCCCGGCCAAGCAGGCCGGCCTGCGGGCGGACGACAGGATCGTCGCCTTCGGCGGACGGCCGGTCGCCGACTGGTCCGAGCTGCAGAAGCGGATCCGCGACACCATCGGCGCCACCACCGTCACCGTCGTGCGCGACGGGCAGCGGGTGGTCGTCCCCGTGGACCTCATCGAGAACCGGGTCGCCAAGACCGACGGCCACGGCGGCTACGTCAAGGGCGAGTACGTGACGGCCGGCTGGCTCGGCTTCAGCCCGAAGAACGAGATCGCGGCCCTGTCCTTCGGCGAGTCCGTGGACCACATGGGCGAGATCGTCGACGGCAGCATCCAGGGTCTGGTCAAGCTCCCCGCCAAGATCCCCGCCCTGTGGAACGCGGCCTTCGACGGCGGCGAGCGCGAGCCCGACTCCCCGATGGGCATCGTCGGCGCGGCCCGCATGAGCGGGGACATCGCCGCCCTGGACCTGCCGAGCGAGCAGAAGTTCTCGATCCTGCTCAACGTCCTGGGCATGTTCAACCTCTCGCTGTTCCTGTTCAACATGCTGCCCCTGCTGCCCCTGGACGGCGGACACATCGCCGGCGCCCTGTGGGAGTCCCTGCGCCGGAGCGTCGCCAAGCTCTTCCGGCGCGAGGACCCGGGCCCCTTCGACGTGGCCAAGCTGATGCCCGCGGCGTACGTGGTCGCCGGCGTCTTCGTCTGCTTCACGCTGCTGGTGCTCGTCGCGGACGTGGTGAACCCGATCAAGATCACCTGA
- the dxr gene encoding 1-deoxy-D-xylulose-5-phosphate reductoisomerase, translating to MGGMSDSPAPLADPHLLFDASAGRRDIVILGSTGSIGTQAIDLALRNPDRFRVTALSAAGGRVGLLAEQARLLRVETVAVAREDVVPALKEALSEQYGASEPLPEILAGPDAAAELAASQCHTVLNGITGSIGLAPTLAALRAGRTLALANKESLIVGGPLVKALAKPGQIIPVDSEHAALFQALAAGTRADVRRLVVTASGGPFRGRTRAELASVTVQDALAHPTWAMGPVITVNSATLVNKGLEVIEAHLLYDIPFDRIEVVVHPQSYVHSMVEFTDGSTLAQATPPDMGGPIAIGLGWPERVPDAAPAFDWTKASTWEFFPLDTEAFPSVGLARHVGALGGTAPAVFNAANEECVEAFLAGRLPFTAIMDTVSAVVDEHGTPESGTSLTVTDVLEAETWARARAREMAARAALEASA from the coding sequence ATGGGGGGCATGAGCGACAGTCCAGCCCCCCTCGCCGACCCGCACCTCCTCTTCGACGCCTCGGCCGGCCGCCGGGACATCGTCATCCTCGGGTCGACCGGGTCCATCGGCACCCAGGCCATCGACCTCGCCCTGCGCAACCCGGACCGCTTCCGGGTCACCGCGCTGTCCGCCGCCGGCGGACGCGTCGGGCTGCTGGCCGAACAGGCCAGGCTGCTGCGCGTCGAGACGGTGGCCGTCGCCCGCGAGGACGTCGTACCGGCCCTCAAGGAGGCGCTGAGCGAGCAGTACGGCGCGTCCGAGCCGCTGCCCGAGATCCTCGCCGGCCCCGACGCGGCCGCCGAACTCGCCGCCTCCCAGTGCCACACCGTCCTCAACGGCATCACCGGTTCCATCGGCCTGGCGCCCACCCTCGCCGCGCTGCGGGCGGGCCGCACCCTGGCCCTGGCCAACAAGGAGTCGCTGATCGTCGGCGGCCCGCTGGTCAAGGCCCTCGCGAAGCCCGGCCAGATCATCCCGGTGGACTCCGAGCACGCGGCCCTCTTCCAGGCGCTCGCCGCGGGCACCCGCGCCGACGTCCGCAGGCTCGTCGTCACCGCCTCCGGCGGCCCCTTCCGCGGCCGCACCCGCGCGGAGCTGGCCTCCGTCACGGTCCAGGACGCCCTGGCGCACCCCACCTGGGCCATGGGGCCGGTGATCACGGTCAACAGCGCCACCCTGGTCAACAAGGGCCTGGAGGTCATCGAGGCCCACCTGCTCTACGACATCCCCTTCGACCGCATCGAGGTCGTCGTCCACCCGCAGTCCTACGTGCACTCCATGGTCGAGTTCACCGACGGCTCCACCCTCGCCCAGGCCACCCCGCCGGACATGGGCGGCCCCATCGCGATCGGACTGGGCTGGCCCGAGCGGGTCCCCGACGCGGCCCCCGCCTTCGACTGGACCAAGGCGTCGACCTGGGAGTTCTTCCCGCTGGACACCGAGGCCTTCCCGTCCGTGGGCCTGGCCCGGCACGTCGGCGCCCTGGGCGGAACCGCGCCCGCCGTGTTCAATGCGGCGAACGAGGAGTGCGTCGAGGCCTTCCTGGCCGGTCGGCTGCCGTTCACAGCAATCATGGATACCGTCTCTGCCGTGGTCGACGAGCACGGGACGCCGGAGTCGGGAACCTCCCTGACCGTGACGGACGTCCTCGAAGCGGAGACCTGGGCCAGGGCCCGGGCACGGGAGATGGCGGCGCGGGCCGCCCTGGAGGCGAGCGCATGA
- a CDS encoding acyl-CoA dehydrogenase family protein has product MSATQPVQPVQPKVTEREARQVAEAAREQDWRKPSFAKELFLGRFRLDLIHPHPLPADEDVRRGEAFLARLRVFCENEIDGARIEREARIPDETVRGLKELGALGMKIGTEYGGLGLTQVYYNKALALVGSVSPAIGALLSAHQSIGVPQPLKMFGTKEQKDAYLPRCATSAISAFLLTEPDVGSDPARLATTAVPDGEDGYVLDGVKLWTTNGVVADLLVVMARVPASEGHRGGITAFVVEADSPGITVEHRNAFMGLRGLENGVTRFHRVRVPAAQRIGAEGAGLKIALTTLNTGRLSLPAMCVGAGKWCLKIAREWSGVREQWGRPVARHEAVGAKISFIAATTFALEAVVDLASQMADEDRNDIRIEAALAKLYGSEMGWLMADELVQIRGGRGFETAESLAARGERAVPTEQMLRDMRINRIFEGSTEIMHLLIAREAVDAHLSVAGDLIDPDKALADKARAGARATGFYARWLPKLAAGPGQVPGTYREFHPAGHPDLATHLRYVERGSRKLARSTFLAMARWQGRMETKQGFLGRIVDIGAELFAMSAACVRAEHLRATGDHGREAYQLADAFCRQSRLRVEELFGRLWSNTDDLDRKVVEGVLGGTYTWLEEGVLDPSGDGPWIADAAPGPSVHKNVHRPLR; this is encoded by the coding sequence ATGTCAGCGACGCAGCCCGTACAGCCCGTACAGCCCAAGGTGACCGAGCGCGAGGCGCGGCAGGTCGCGGAGGCGGCCCGGGAACAGGACTGGCGCAAGCCCAGCTTCGCCAAGGAACTGTTCCTCGGGCGGTTCCGGCTCGACCTGATCCACCCCCACCCGCTCCCCGCCGACGAGGACGTCCGGCGCGGGGAGGCCTTCCTGGCCCGGCTGCGGGTCTTCTGCGAGAACGAGATCGACGGAGCCCGCATCGAGCGCGAGGCGCGGATCCCCGACGAGACGGTGCGCGGGCTCAAGGAGCTCGGCGCCCTCGGCATGAAGATCGGCACCGAGTACGGGGGCCTGGGGCTGACCCAGGTCTACTACAACAAGGCGCTGGCCCTCGTCGGCTCGGTCAGCCCGGCCATCGGCGCCCTGCTCTCCGCGCACCAGTCGATCGGGGTCCCGCAGCCCCTGAAGATGTTCGGCACGAAGGAGCAGAAGGACGCCTATCTGCCCCGCTGCGCCACCTCCGCGATCAGCGCCTTCCTGCTCACCGAGCCCGACGTCGGCTCCGACCCGGCCCGCCTGGCCACCACGGCCGTGCCGGACGGCGAGGACGGCTACGTGCTCGACGGGGTGAAGCTGTGGACCACCAACGGGGTGGTCGCCGACCTCCTCGTGGTCATGGCCCGGGTCCCCGCGAGCGAAGGGCACCGCGGCGGGATCACCGCCTTCGTCGTGGAGGCGGACTCGCCGGGGATCACCGTCGAGCACCGCAACGCCTTCATGGGCCTGCGCGGCCTGGAGAACGGCGTCACCCGCTTCCACCGGGTCCGCGTGCCCGCCGCCCAGCGGATCGGCGCCGAGGGAGCGGGCCTCAAGATCGCGCTGACCACGCTCAACACCGGCCGCCTGTCGCTGCCCGCCATGTGTGTCGGCGCCGGCAAGTGGTGCCTGAAGATCGCCCGCGAGTGGAGCGGCGTACGGGAGCAGTGGGGCCGCCCGGTCGCCCGGCACGAGGCCGTCGGCGCCAAGATCTCCTTCATCGCGGCCACCACCTTCGCCCTCGAAGCCGTGGTCGACCTGGCCTCCCAGATGGCCGACGAGGACCGCAACGACATCCGCATCGAGGCGGCCCTCGCCAAGCTCTACGGCTCGGAGATGGGCTGGCTGATGGCCGACGAGCTGGTCCAGATCCGCGGCGGCCGAGGCTTCGAGACCGCCGAGTCGCTGGCCGCGCGCGGCGAGCGGGCCGTGCCCACCGAGCAGATGCTCCGCGACATGCGCATCAACCGGATCTTCGAGGGCTCGACGGAGATCATGCACCTGCTGATCGCCCGCGAGGCCGTCGACGCCCACCTCTCGGTCGCCGGGGACCTCATCGACCCCGACAAGGCCCTGGCCGACAAGGCCAGGGCGGGAGCCCGCGCCACCGGCTTCTACGCCCGCTGGCTGCCGAAGCTGGCCGCCGGCCCCGGCCAGGTCCCCGGCACCTACCGGGAGTTCCACCCGGCGGGCCACCCCGACCTCGCCACCCACCTGCGCTACGTCGAACGCGGTTCGCGCAAACTCGCCCGCTCCACCTTCCTGGCCATGGCGCGCTGGCAGGGACGCATGGAGACGAAACAGGGATTCCTCGGCCGGATCGTCGACATCGGCGCCGAGCTCTTCGCCATGAGCGCCGCCTGCGTCCGCGCCGAGCACCTGCGCGCCACCGGCGACCACGGCCGCGAGGCGTACCAGCTCGCCGACGCCTTCTGCCGGCAGTCCCGGCTCCGCGTCGAGGAGCTCTTCGGCCGCCTCTGGTCCAACACCGACGACCTCGACCGCAAGGTCGTCGAAGGCGTCCTCGGCGGCACCTACACCTGGCTGGAGGAAGGCGTCCTCGACCCCTCGGGCGACGGCCCGTGGATCGCGGACGCGGCCCCCGGCCCCTCCGTACACAAAAACGTGCACCGCCCGCTCCGCTGA
- a CDS encoding aldehyde dehydrogenase family protein has protein sequence MTSTHAFWLAGRQATGEDSFDVHNPWDGRLVGTVSVPTDAQVEEAVAAAYAVTAEFSATPAHVRAAALDHVSKRLTERTEEIAQLISAENGKPVKWARGEVGRAVSVFRFAAEEARRFNGGDAQRLDTDAGGVGRLALTRRFVKGPVLGIAPFNFPLNLCAHKVAPAIAVGAPIILKPAPATPLSGLILGELLAETDLPAGSWSVLPVANDKMPALVKDDRLPVISFTGSDTVGYAIQQSVPHKHCTLELGGNAAAVVLADWSSEADLDWAATRIATFSNYQAGQSCISVQRVIADASVYDRLVEKVVAKVQAQVTGDPADDATDVGPLVSEDAAKRVESWVDEAVSAGAKLLTGGKRDGATVEPTVLAEIPAGVKLATEEVFGPVLTITRVENTDEAFAAVNDSKFGLQTGVFTRDIQVAFRAHRELEVGGVIIGDAPSYRADQMPYGGVKQSGVGREGVRYAMDDYTYERVLVLTGLDI, from the coding sequence ATGACTTCCACCCACGCCTTCTGGCTCGCCGGCCGCCAGGCCACCGGCGAGGACAGCTTCGACGTCCACAACCCGTGGGACGGCCGTCTGGTCGGCACGGTCAGCGTGCCCACCGACGCCCAGGTCGAAGAGGCCGTGGCCGCGGCGTACGCCGTGACGGCGGAGTTCTCCGCGACCCCCGCCCACGTACGGGCCGCCGCCCTGGACCACGTGTCCAAGCGGCTCACCGAGCGCACCGAGGAGATCGCCCAGCTGATCTCCGCCGAGAACGGCAAGCCCGTCAAGTGGGCCCGCGGTGAGGTCGGCCGTGCGGTGTCCGTGTTCCGCTTCGCCGCCGAAGAGGCCCGCCGCTTCAACGGCGGAGACGCCCAGCGCCTGGACACCGACGCCGGTGGCGTCGGCCGCCTGGCCCTGACCCGCCGCTTCGTCAAGGGCCCGGTCCTCGGCATCGCGCCGTTCAACTTCCCGCTGAACCTGTGCGCCCACAAGGTGGCCCCGGCCATCGCCGTCGGCGCGCCGATCATCCTGAAGCCGGCCCCGGCCACCCCGCTCTCGGGTCTGATCCTGGGCGAGCTGCTGGCCGAGACCGATCTCCCGGCCGGCTCCTGGTCGGTCCTGCCGGTCGCCAACGACAAGATGCCGGCCCTGGTCAAGGACGACCGCCTCCCGGTCATCTCCTTCACCGGCTCCGACACCGTCGGCTACGCCATCCAGCAGTCGGTGCCCCACAAGCACTGCACCCTGGAGCTCGGCGGCAACGCCGCGGCCGTCGTCCTCGCCGACTGGTCCTCCGAGGCCGACCTCGACTGGGCCGCGACCCGTATCGCGACCTTCTCGAACTACCAGGCCGGCCAGTCCTGCATCTCCGTGCAGCGCGTGATCGCCGACGCCTCCGTCTACGACCGCCTCGTCGAGAAGGTCGTCGCGAAGGTCCAGGCGCAGGTCACCGGCGACCCGGCGGACGACGCCACCGACGTCGGCCCCCTCGTCTCCGAGGACGCCGCCAAGCGCGTCGAGTCCTGGGTGGACGAGGCCGTCTCCGCCGGCGCCAAGCTGCTCACGGGCGGCAAGCGCGACGGTGCCACGGTCGAGCCGACCGTCCTCGCGGAGATCCCGGCGGGCGTCAAGCTCGCGACCGAGGAGGTCTTCGGCCCGGTCCTGACCATCACCCGGGTCGAGAACACCGACGAGGCCTTCGCCGCCGTCAACGACTCGAAGTTCGGCCTGCAGACCGGCGTCTTCACCCGCGACATCCAGGTCGCCTTCCGCGCCCACCGCGAGCTCGAGGTCGGCGGTGTGATCATCGGCGACGCGCCGTCCTACCGCGCCGACCAGATGCCGTACGGCGGCGTCAAGCAGTCCGGCGTGGGCCGCGAGGGCGTCCGCTACGCGATGGACGACTACACGTACGAGCGCGTCCTGGTCCTCACGGGCCTCGACATCTGA
- a CDS encoding PucR family transcriptional regulator: MPLTLASLVQHSALKLSVRAGETRLDTPVRWAHVSELADPVPYMEGGELLLVTAMKLDAEDPEEMRRYVRRLAAAGVVGIGFAVGVNYEAVPQALVDAAREEDLPLLEVPRRTPFLAISKAVSAALAADQYRAVTAGFEAQRELTRAALSADGPADLLAKLAAHVHGWAALYDTSGAVVAAAPEWAARRAARLTPDVERLRERPAPASAVVGGSEDRVELQSLGTGRRARGALAVGTGAPLGTAERYAVHSAVALLTLTTERSRSLHDAESRLGAAVLRMLLEGQAEHARAVAGDLYGALLEAPFRIVVAEPALPGTAQPEGLALLADAVESAAARTGEALLVVPEEGRLVVLAADGGSAVQACADHAEALETRRGRDAAGPEPDELVVGLSAPAAAAGVAAAFKQADQALAVARRRGRPLVEHEDLAAGSVLPLLADDAVRAFADGTLRALREHDATGRGDLVASLQAWLSRHGQWDAAAADLGVHRHTLRYRMKRVEEILGRSLDDPDVRMELWLALKAGSTAP, translated from the coding sequence ATGCCGCTCACCCTTGCCTCGCTCGTCCAGCACTCGGCGCTCAAACTCAGCGTCCGGGCCGGGGAGACCCGCCTCGACACCCCCGTCCGCTGGGCCCACGTCAGCGAGCTCGCCGACCCGGTCCCCTACATGGAGGGCGGGGAGCTGCTGCTCGTCACGGCGATGAAGCTGGACGCCGAGGACCCCGAGGAGATGCGCCGCTACGTACGGCGCCTCGCGGCCGCCGGGGTCGTGGGGATCGGCTTCGCCGTCGGCGTCAACTACGAGGCGGTCCCGCAGGCGCTGGTCGACGCGGCCCGCGAGGAGGACCTGCCGCTGCTGGAGGTGCCCCGGCGCACCCCGTTCCTCGCCATCAGCAAGGCCGTCTCGGCGGCCCTCGCCGCGGACCAGTACCGGGCCGTGACGGCCGGCTTCGAGGCGCAGCGGGAGCTGACCCGGGCCGCGCTCTCCGCCGACGGCCCCGCCGACCTGCTGGCGAAGCTGGCCGCCCACGTGCACGGCTGGGCCGCGCTGTACGACACCTCCGGCGCCGTCGTCGCCGCCGCCCCCGAGTGGGCCGCGCGCCGGGCCGCGCGGCTCACACCCGACGTGGAGCGGCTGCGCGAGCGGCCCGCCCCGGCGAGCGCGGTCGTCGGCGGCTCGGAAGACCGCGTCGAGCTCCAGTCGCTGGGCACCGGACGGCGGGCCCGGGGCGCGCTGGCCGTCGGTACGGGGGCCCCGCTGGGCACCGCCGAACGGTACGCGGTGCACTCCGCCGTCGCCCTGCTCACCCTGACCACCGAGCGCTCCCGGTCGCTGCACGACGCGGAGTCCCGGCTCGGCGCGGCCGTGCTGCGGATGCTGCTGGAGGGGCAGGCGGAGCACGCCCGGGCGGTGGCGGGGGACCTGTACGGGGCCCTGCTGGAGGCGCCGTTCCGGATCGTCGTCGCGGAACCGGCGCTGCCGGGCACCGCGCAGCCGGAGGGGCTGGCGCTGCTGGCCGACGCGGTGGAGTCGGCGGCCGCGCGGACCGGCGAGGCGCTGCTGGTGGTGCCGGAGGAGGGCCGGCTGGTGGTGCTCGCCGCCGACGGGGGTTCGGCCGTACAGGCGTGCGCGGACCACGCCGAGGCGCTGGAGACCCGGCGCGGCCGGGACGCGGCGGGGCCCGAGCCGGACGAGCTGGTGGTCGGGCTGTCGGCGCCCGCCGCGGCGGCGGGCGTGGCGGCCGCCTTCAAGCAGGCCGACCAGGCCCTCGCCGTGGCCCGCCGCCGCGGACGGCCGCTCGTCGAGCACGAGGACCTCGCGGCGGGCTCCGTCCTGCCGCTGCTGGCCGACGACGCCGTACGGGCCTTCGCGGACGGCACCCTGCGGGCCCTGCGGGAACACGACGCGACCGGCCGGGGCGATCTCGTGGCCTCCCTCCAGGCCTGGCTCTCGCGCCACGGGCAGTGGGACGCGGCGGCGGCCGACCTCGGTGTGCACCGCCACACGCTGCGCTACCGCATGAAGCGCGTCGAGGAGATCCTCGGTCGCTCCCTGGACGATCCGGACGTACGGATGGAGCTGTGGCTCGCCCTGAAGGCCGGCTCGACCGCCCCGTAG